The stretch of DNA GTGCAAGACAAAGCgaaaaaaaactttaaattaaaaaaatcagCAGAAAAAGagcaacaaaaaaaaggaggaaaaaaaaaggctgatatgtacatatacttGTTTAATCTTTTTGTgagaagaaaatattacaaaagaATATCAAGGCTATGGTTAGCTAATTTCTTAAAAAGGAAtggtttattatataaaaatctaGCTATgcaattaattaatattttgattATAAAAACTTGGATAATATTTGATGTTCAATTTtggaacttttttttttcgaaaaattTGATAAATTACTTTAACACGAATTTATACTTTCTTGTTGGTAAACCAgggaatgaaaaaaaaaatttcctgatggatatttttttgtcttttccttttaaatattcaagTGATACAACGCACATCATTGATCTAACTCAGTATGAACAATGTTCGATAGTAAGTGACTACAGATTTGTAATAAATCCAACTAGCTTTTTAAAGAAAGTGGAAAatgctttaaaaaatagcTCGGTAATATCTTCTCCGAACATTAAGAAAATtaacagaataaaaaatattaacaaaccATATTTcgcatttaaaatatttgactctttaaaaattaaaggcGATCACATGCTACGGGCCAAGTCGAGCACTTgcaaaatatgtacatgcaaaatacattattacaATTTATGTGCACGCAAAAATTGCGCTTGCAAAGtatgttattataaaaatggtCCCTTCGACGTAATGCACCCGCCGCCGAGGGTACTGAACggacaaaacaaaaatgtaaaaacgCGTTGTCTGCATAAATGCTGTGCCATTCCAAATAAGACCACCCCGAACAATAGAAATAGTATGCTGGatgaaaatgcaaaaatacaTGATGAAAAAAGATCCAGcaatttaaaagataatagCAAACAAGGTTACCATGACAATAAGGAACAAAGAAATGATTCGAATGAAATGAATAGTGAAAAAGGAGGATTTACTTCTTTCCTTTCAGATAGCGAAAGTTGTAGTAGTTTCgatttgtataattataaggAGAACCAGTATAATAAgaattactttttaaaaaatggcCAAGATGATGCATATAAAAAGAAGggatatgtaaataaaattctaTATCCATACTACTACGAAATTGCGCTAAAGGAGTGTGTAATAACAGATATTGAAAGGAATACAATTCGGAAAATAGAtccatttaataaaaacttaGAATATCTTCTAATCAGTTTTACGAAAATAGCCTTAGTGAAGCAGTTGGtatggaaaagaaaaatttttaggttgctttattatttttttaaaaaaaaaatgggtcAAAATATGGACCGAATTTCTGGTCGATGGGTTGGCCAGAAAATCCTCGGATTGAACTTATTTAATGGCGGGTATTCCTTCATACTAATCAAAAACTTTGatcaaataaatatgttttctgttttaaaaaaaaattgtattatatttttactcttaaaatatatatatatgtggaaAGAGCTAAACCtgaatgtacatatgtttatCACAGGGTCTTTTAGCAATGCTACACCGTGCAATATATTATGTAGCAGCAGCTTTAATAATAGCATTGATACTactagtagtagtagtagtagtagtaattgTTGTACCATCAGTAATACATACAACAatgttatttcatttttttcttgttacTTGAAgaattttttcgtttttgtaGTGCCTACACTCCTTCATAATGAAGACAGATATAAACTATTGAcacatttgtttttaaaaaataaattgaattaTTCTAAAGATCAACTTGAAAATGTTTCTAAAATTACAAATTCTTATAACAAGGCAAATTTAATGAAACTATTTGAAGATGAATACCGTGAAAGAATTATTCATttgatgaagaaaaaaaaaatacatgcaCGGTTAAGGAAAAACAAGTTTATAAAAGAGTTagtatttcaaaataaatataagaagtatcattttttttctaaaacactgaattttcaaaatgaatCGCACTTGTTCATACATAATGAAGACTTTgaattatttaagaaaaaaagttttgAAGAGTTTCGTAAAAACATACTCAATAAAACCTACGGgtttaatgatataatagGGGAGGATGAGCTAGTACGCACATTGAAGAGGGAAGTTGTGCAGGCCTTTTTTTGCAATGATCGTAAAGGGAGTGGAAATAATGACAATAGCAGTAGAAGCAGAGACTGTAGTGGTGGTAACACCCCATTTAACAGTGTGGGCATATTAATACATGGCACAAGTGGGTCAGGAAAAACTTTCATATCAAAAAAGATCATTGAAGAATGTAATTGtaattctattattataaactgctcgaatatatttaataaaataatgggGGAATCTGAAAAACTtgttaatgaaatttttcattatgccaaaaataaattacagcCATGTATAATACTTATGGACggaatagaaaatatatgttttaaagaAGACACATTTTCAAATGTAATGGAAAAGTTTGCTAAAAggttaaaattttgtttttatgaaaatattgataGAATACATTTTGAGAGAAAATGGGATATGAgtcataatataataaaacctttttctgttttaatCATAGCAACTACAAcagatattaaaaatgttgatCATAATTTGTTAACAAATTATAGaataacacatatatataaaacgaaagaatttatatcatggaatgataaagatatatatacccTTTTTGAAAGATGCTTAAGAAGCAACAACATAAAATCAACTCATTTCATTTACTCCAAAAAGTTTCAACATTTTGTATCcgaacatattttaaaaaagaaagataaaTTCTCACCGCTCTTTATTTCGAATTTGTGTAGAGACAGCCTAACTAGTTACGTTCAAAGGAATATTTCAAAAGGTTATAGCCAAAAGATATGAAGACGACAATAAACGAGAaagattatattaaatttttttttttttttttccattagcagaaaaaaataatgcacacatatgtgtacattCATGTAtgtgaatgtatatatgcatgtatgtacttTCCTCCGTTTGTTATACCTCtgcctttttcttttacgcGCGCTTTATTGTACACAAAAACCCCATTTTTGGAAATGctcttaaatatatttgttctttCGTTAATATTTATGCGCtgtgcatgtacatatttttaccaTTCGTGAAAGTTTTCATATGGCTCATTGAGCTTCTGTTCTTTATGACTTCTTTACATCTTTGCTTGTTCACCtctttgcttttttttttttttttttttctccctgtagttttatactttttgaattatttcaTTGTGCCAAATTTTTACCCTATATTCccaatattttttctcatttttaccAAATTTTTAGCCATTTTtgcgaaatttttttaaatttttttttaggaaGTGAAGCAGAAGCCGAATTACAAGTAGAAGATTTTTACGAGGCTATAAAAAGGACGActttctaataaaaaaaaaattattgcgCATTACAAATGTATGGAATAATTGGCAATATAGGCAATATGTGTAAGcaatcctttttttcttgtgccccaattttttatttgttttatttttttaaatttaataattcgtTTATTGTCTTTTGAATACGTATATTCTATTTAATACTGACGCATCTgaagttttatttttgtaccACCTACTTTTCGTACACTTCTGCTTCTATATTCCCTGACACGTTTTAGAAGCGAAAGCGTACTATTACTAAAATGCGCTTATAaaattgtacatatacatacaatatatatatgtatatatgtatatatgtatatatgcatatgtatttatatacgcTGTATGTACGTGTGGCATAATTTGAGGAACTCTCTaacccaaaaaaaaaaaaaaaaaataataaataaaaaaaaaatgaaaatatagtttaatataaaatagtataacataataaaataaaaggaatgtTTAACTACTGTTatagtttttcttttctttcgtTTCTTTTTTCGTATTAGAAAAAATCCCACTTAGTcatgtttttcatttcacatattttatacagAATTTGAGAAGACCCCAAGGCAATATTTTTGCATGTAAACTTttatgtgcacatatatatatattatatatatatatatatatatatatccatacaATACTATTATAATAGAATTCTAATCATACGTCGTTAATTTTTTGGTATGATTaaaagtatttataaatattaactcttatattttaatctTTAACAGCAAATTTTATCTTAACATTCTGCCCATTTAACAATTAGAAGCCATGAGTTATGTTGACTTGAGCGGCTACAAAATACCTAAGTTAGAAAGAATAAAAGCTCATTATATAGATTTTACACATGCGAACGTATATACCCATGTGCGTGTGGGTATGTGTGTGTTTATGTGTTTACGCgtacatatgtgtgtgttTATGTGTTTacgcatacatatgtatgtgttcGTGTGTGAGCGTATATGCGTATAACCATGTGTTATGTATACACTCacgtatgcacatatatttgCACTTTGGTTTGCTTACAATTTTAGAAATGTATTTGACGCGCTATGTCCATTCGAGAGGCATAAGCTGATGATGTCCCTTCGattattagaaaaagaaaaaaaagaaaataagaatGAACAGTATTTAAATGATTATGATATTctgaagaaaaaatacaatttcaTACATGATGTGGTACGAGCATCCTTCCCTCGAAAGGGAAACACAGTTACTTAtctatgcatatataaacaagTATACACTGGCacgtgtttatatatatatatatgtgcatatgtgtgTGCGAAATTTTTTACAACTGTTCAGTCAAACGAGAAAAATTCCCTTTTGCAAAGATACTATAACAGCATATGTAacaaatatgttatatgcGATCTGACAAAGTACAAAGAAACTAAAGTAAGGACAGTATGCACCAGCAACCTTTTCTAACTTATAATTTGTGTCGTATGATGAAACAATATCCTCTCATTGGTCCtctatacatataattcattCAGCAGTTAcagaaaatgtaatatatatagttatatatacaattacaTACATTACTCAGGTGTGAGTAAGGTATATTGCAAgctataaattttttttttttttttttttttacaacttTGTAATAGATAGGATTAAGGTGGAGAACAgaagaagaaataattaaCGGTAAAGGACATATAATTTGCTCCTCTAAAAAATGCAATAATACAGACTTGAAGACGTACGAGTTTTTGTTTCAATATGTCGAGGGGGAAATTACAAAGGAGGTGATAAAAACAGATATTCTCccatatatgtgtgtaaatTTTCAAGTGTTTGTACATTTGTACGTGTTTGTGCATATGCATGTGtttgtacatatgcatgtgtttgtatatatatatatatatatatatatatatatatatatacctacacGTACATGCTATTGTACGTGGCTATGCTTATGTACCTGGAATTTTGAACCCTCGTTATTATTCTTCCAACTTTACCAACTTCAGACAAATGTAAAAGTGAGGGCATGTATGGATTGCgcatataaattacattacaggaaaattaaaaaatacttaaaaaaaaaagaaaaaaaaaaattatcaagGGAACatagaaaaaaggaaaaggacaGAGAAAGGAATAAAGAAGtgcaaaaggaaaaagataaagaaaaggaaaatcgaaagaaaagaaataagaaCGAAGATCGCAGTAGTGAGAGTAACCATTCTTTATCTATGCCCCCTGAAAACCGATCAAtattaagagaaaaaaaaatatactatgtaaaaataaatttataaaaatattaaagatatataatgttttattcATTTGAACACTTATTAACatgttgaaaaaaaaaaaaaaaaaaaaaaaaatacatccactttatttttttttatttttaatcagGTTAAAAAGAAGCTTGAAAAAATCtctctaaaaaataaagaagacaagaatgaagaaaatatacatttccatgatttattattttaataatttgtaaaaagaaaaatgttttattttcacaTTTATAAGACTTGTACTCGAATTATTAAAACTTACACCTTTTTCATGTGCACAAAAAAGCATTTGTAATTTTGTGATTATTTTCCTTGTGTTGCCATTCTTTTAATACGCAACAttgcttttttaatttttatttgctgTTATTTCGttatgcattttattttgcataaCTATTTTTTCAGTTAATTTTACTCTACCGtgtttgcattttttttttttttttttaaccttgtttttattattttataacaaCAAAGTTTTacctttaatt from Plasmodium malariae genome assembly, chromosome: 1 encodes:
- the PmUG01_01026000 gene encoding AAA family ATPase, putative, giving the protein MRERGDGLLIENLCVYCNSNKSFSYLQKCAYNEKKDERALKNEYEQLVYKKTIKYKWVKNLSYNECLLHVLKYVQENNNLHCMKKKYCEQNHYKSSSVTYNIHNKSTHVHNKTFVKNKKYVIHASRLYAKNKRSFKPKTVVDKALRVKEELVKEKLVREKLVREKLVREKHVKEKLVKEKLVKEKLVREKLVKEKLLKNNMRKNNINSCGKYVQDKAKKNFKLKKSAEKEQQKKGGKKKADMYIYLFNLFVRRKYYKRISRLWLANFLKRNGLLYKNLAMQLINILIIKTWIIFDVQFWNFFFSKNLINYFNTNLYFLVGKPGNEKKNFLMDIFLSFPFKYSSDTTHIIDLTQYEQCSIVSDYRFVINPTSFLKKVENALKNSSVISSPNIKKINRIKNINKPYFAFKIFDSLKIKGDHMLRAKSSTCKICTCKIHYYNLCARKNCACKVCYYKNGPFDVMHPPPRVLNGQNKNVKTRCLHKCCAIPNKTTPNNRNSMLDENAKIHDEKRSSNLKDNSKQGYHDNKEQRNDSNEMNSEKGGFTSFLSDSESCSSFDLYNYKENQYNKNYFLKNGQDDAYKKKGYVNKILYPYYYEIALKECVITDIERNTIRKIDPFNKNLEYLLISFTKIALVKQLVWKRKIFRLLYYFFKKKMGQNMDRISGRWVGQKILGLNLFNGGYSFILIKNFDQINMFSVLKKNCIIFLLLKYIYMWKELNLNVHMFITGSFSNATPCNILCSSSFNNSIDTTSSSSSSSNCCTISNTYNNVISFFSCYLKNFFVFVVPTLLHNEDRYKLLTHLFLKNKLNYSKDQLENVSKITNSYNKANLMKLFEDEYRERIIHLMKKKKIHARLRKNKFIKELVFQNKYKKYHFFSKTLNFQNESHLFIHNEDFELFKKKSFEEFRKNILNKTYGFNDIIGEDELVRTLKREVVQAFFCNDRKGSGNNDNSSRSRDCSGGNTPFNSVGILIHGTSGSGKTFISKKIIEECNCNSIIINCSNIFNKIMGESEKLVNEIFHYAKNKLQPCIILMDGIENICFKEDTFSNVMEKFAKRLKFCFYENIDRIHFERKWDMSHNIIKPFSVLIIATTTDIKNVDHNLLTNYRITHIYKTKEFISWNDKDIYTLFERCLRSNNIKSTHFIYSKKFQHFVSEHILKKKDKFSPLFISNLCRDSLTSYVQRNISKGYSQKI
- the PmUG01_01026100 gene encoding conserved protein, unknown function; translation: MSYVDLSGYKIPKNVFDALCPFERHKLMMSLRLLEKEKKENKNEQYLNDYDILKKKYNFIHDVSNEKNSLLQRYYNSICNKYVICDLTKYKETKIGLRWRTEEEIINGKGHIICSSKKCNNTDLKTYEFLFQYVEGEITKEVIKTDILPYMCVNFQVFVHLYVFTNVKVRACMDCAYKLHYRKIKKYLKKKEKKKLSREHRKKEKDRERNKEVQKEKDKEKENRKKRNKNEDRSSESNHSLSMPPENRSILREKKIYYVKKKLEKISLKNKEDKNEENIHFHDLLF